The genomic stretch AAAACCCGCCGGCTCGAGGGTCTCTTCGGGCCTGTCGGGGCGGCCCTTGATTTCGATGTCGAGGCGCACATCCCGGCGGCCAAAATGGCGCCACAGCGTAATCACCTCGTCCAGCGTCGGCATGGCCGTGCGGTCGATCGGCTGCTGCTTCTTGAAGCGCTGGGCGTACGACTTGCGGCGCGGGTTGAGGCGGCCCACGTCGTAGGTTCTGAGCTCGTCCAAGGACAGCGTGATCAGCGCCGGTCCGTCGGCCAGCAGCCAGTTTCCCTCGGCATCCCGAGTGACGTCGGGATTGAGCGACTGGTGGTGGCTGACCACGACGCGGCCGTCTTTGCTGACGCTCACGTCCAATTCCAGCACCGTCACGCCGAGCGTCAAGGCACGGGCGAAGCCAGGCAGGGTGTTTTCCGGAAGCAAACCCCGGGCGCCACGGTGGCCGATCAACTCGAAGGCCGGGCGGGGCGCTGCCGGGCGGCCGACCTGGGGTTGCTCCGGCGTCGCCCCGCAGGCCGCCAGGAACAAGGCCGTCCCCAGCCAAGTGGTCAGGCAGAGGCGAGAAATCGCTGCCGCCATCTGATCTCTCCCTTCAGGAGCCGGTATTGGTTTGCAACAATCGAAACAACAAAAGTCGGCTTGGTAGCAAACCGAAACAGTTCGATCCGAGGCACCCCCTCAATCCGCGAATTCGATCTCGGCCTTCATGGCGAGCGCGCCTTCGGGCGTGAGAGCGGCCAGGTCGCAGCCCTGGCCGTCGGCCGTGGGGCGGCCGGTGAGGCGGAAGGGGGCGGTGGCGAAAAGCGGCCGCATGGCCCGGAAGCCGAAGGACTTGAGGGCCCGCCCGCCGCTTGAATCGCGACACAGCTCGAGCAGTAATATGGCCGTCAGCGGCCCGTGAACCACCAGGCCGGGATAATGCTCGACGCCGGTGGCATAGGGCTCGTCGTAGTGGATGCGGTGGGGGTTGAAGGTGACGGCGGAAAAGCGGAACAGCATCACCGGATCGGGATCGATCTCTTGCTGCCAGTCGTTGGCCAAGGGTTCGGGCTCGGCTTCCGCCACCGCCGGTACCGAAGTCTGGGCCTCGGCCTCGCGCATGACGATGTCCTGTTCTTCCTCGACGCAAAGGCCGCTTTCGTCGAACACACGGTAGGCCACCGTGATGAACGCCAGCTTTCCCGACCGGCCTTCCTTTTCCCGGATGCGTATAACTTCCGATTCGCGGCGGATGCGGTCGCCGAGCCGGATGGGGCGCTGGTACTGCATGCGGGCGCCGGCGAACATGCGTCGCGGGAAGGGCACGGGCGGCATGAAGCCCGAGTCCATAGTGAGGCCATCGGCGCCGACCGCGGACTGGCGGTCCTGGTTGGGGAAATAGAGCCAATGCCAGCCCCAGGGCAGGTTGTCGCCGAGGGTGGGCGGCGGCTCGTCGCGATCGAGGGTGGCGGCCAGGTTGCCGGTCATGGCGGGGGTGGCGATGTCCTCGCGCACCTCCAGGCTGGCGCTCCAGTCTGCGTAGCTCACGGCGGCATCGCTCATGGTGGTTCTCCCGATTTTCCGACTACTCCGCGCCGTCGCTTTCGCCGGCGGCGAATTCCTTGGCTATGGCTCTGCTGTGTTGGCCCAACTCCGGCACGGGCGCGAACTCGGGCGCCTCGCCGGCCACCCGGGCCGGCGGCGCCACCACGTCGATGCTGCCGCCGGGGATGGGCTGGGGCACCAGCCTGAGCGCCGGATGCTGGGCCAGATCGTCGAGCGAATTGACCGCACCATAGGCCACCCGCCCGCGCTTGAGACGCTCGACCAGCGTCTCGCGGTCGTGGGCCGAAAAGACCGCTTCGATTTCGCTATCCAGCGCCTGGCGATTGGCCACCCGGGCCTGGTTGTCATGGAAAAGTTCGTGCTCGGCCAAATCAGGCCTTTCCAGCACGTGCTCGCAAAAGCGCTGCCATTCGCGGGCGTTCTGGATCGACAGCACGATCAGCTCGCCGCCACGGGCGGCATAGGCGCCATAAGGGGCCAGCACGGGATGGTGCAGCCCGATGCGGCCTGGCGGCCGGCCGGCGGCGTGGTACAAGAGCGGTACCGCCATCCAGTCGGCCAGGGCGTCGAAGAGCGAAACCTTGAGGCCCTTGCCGGTGCCGGTACGGTAGCGCTCATGCAGCGCCTCGAGAATGGCGCCAGCGGCATACATGCCGCAGGAAATATCGGCCACCGAGACGCCCACCCGGCCCGGCGCCTCAGGCGTGCCGGTGATCGAGGCCAGCCCCACCTCGGCCTGGATCAGCATGTCGTAGGCCCGCATGTGGCTGACGCGTTCATCGTCGCCATAGCCCGAGATATCGCAGGTGATAAGCCGGGGATGGCGCCGGCGCAGCTCGTCCGAGCCGATGCCGGCGCGCTCGGCGGCACCGGGTGCCAGGTTCTGGATGTAGACGTCGGCCCGGGCCAGGATGCGGTCGAGAAGCGCCGCGTCGTCAGGCTGTTTGAAGTCGAGCTTGAGCGATTCCTTGCCCCGGTTGAGCCAGACGAAATAGGCGCTGTGGCCGCCGGCCACGGCATCGTAGTGCCGGGCGAAATCGCCTTCCGGGCGCTCCACCTTGATCACCCGGGCGCCGGCATCAGCCAGGCGCGAGGAACAATAGGGCGCCGCCACGGCCTGCTCGACGGCCACCACCAGGATGTCCTTCAAGGCGCCTCGCATCAGTACGACCGGGGCAAGCCCAGCGCGCGCTCGGCCAGGAAGGTGAGGATCAGGTTGGTCGAGATCGGCGCCGTCTGGTAGAGCCGCGTCTCGCGCCACTTGCGCTCGACGTCGTATTCCTCGGCGAAGCCGAAGCCACCAAAGGTCTGCAAACAGGCCTCGCCGGCCTGCCAGGCGGCCTCGGAAGCCAGC from Alphaproteobacteria bacterium encodes the following:
- a CDS encoding CaiB/BaiF CoA-transferase family protein, producing MRGALKDILVVAVEQAVAAPYCSSRLADAGARVIKVERPEGDFARHYDAVAGGHSAYFVWLNRGKESLKLDFKQPDDAALLDRILARADVYIQNLAPGAAERAGIGSDELRRRHPRLITCDISGYGDDERVSHMRAYDMLIQAEVGLASITGTPEAPGRVGVSVADISCGMYAAGAILEALHERYRTGTGKGLKVSLFDALADWMAVPLLYHAAGRPPGRIGLHHPVLAPYGAYAARGGELIVLSIQNAREWQRFCEHVLERPDLAEHELFHDNQARVANRQALDSEIEAVFSAHDRETLVERLKRGRVAYGAVNSLDDLAQHPALRLVPQPIPGGSIDVVAPPARVAGEAPEFAPVPELGQHSRAIAKEFAAGESDGAE
- a CDS encoding glycerophosphodiester phosphodiesterase produces the protein MAAAISRLCLTTWLGTALFLAACGATPEQPQVGRPAAPRPAFELIGHRGARGLLPENTLPGFARALTLGVTVLELDVSVSKDGRVVVSHHQSLNPDVTRDAEGNWLLADGPALITLSLDELRTYDVGRLNPRRKSYAQRFKKQQPIDRTAMPTLDEVITLWRHFGRRDVRLDIEIKGRPDRPEETLEPAGFAAKVVEVLRRSGTLPFAAIQSYDWRTLAHVRRLAPEIETICLTAQQSWIDNVQRGRPGPSAWTNGLDVDDFAGSVPKLVKRAGCNTWSVYWRELDAAQVAEAQALGLKVLVWTVNSKAEMERFVKLGVDGIVSDYPDKLRQVLMRLGVSVPPLPPSS
- a CDS encoding MaoC family dehydratase N-terminal domain-containing protein; the protein is MSDAAVSYADWSASLEVREDIATPAMTGNLAATLDRDEPPPTLGDNLPWGWHWLYFPNQDRQSAVGADGLTMDSGFMPPVPFPRRMFAGARMQYQRPIRLGDRIRRESEVIRIREKEGRSGKLAFITVAYRVFDESGLCVEEEQDIVMREAEAQTSVPAVAEAEPEPLANDWQQEIDPDPVMLFRFSAVTFNPHRIHYDEPYATGVEHYPGLVVHGPLTAILLLELCRDSSGGRALKSFGFRAMRPLFATAPFRLTGRPTADGQGCDLAALTPEGALAMKAEIEFAD